The DNA window TGTGGTGGTTTTGTAAAGCAATTGATGGAAATCGATGGACAACCGGCAGTGGCACTTGAGTTATTTGCAGAAAAAGCACCGGGTGAGCGAGTCGGGACCGGTTCTGCTGTTCTAGTATGTTCGAACCCACTTAACTAAAGAAGGAGGCTCCACACATGGCAACTTATTCAAATCAATGCGCAATCGTCGGAGTCGGCGAAAATAAGCGCTCACGTAAATCAGGAACCACTCCGCTTCATATGGCACTCACTGCAGCACGTAATGCATTAGCAGATGCCGGACTTGAAGCAAACGACCTTGATGGCATCATGAACTACTCTACCGGCGCTGACTCGTGTCCTTCCCATGAACTCGCAACGTTTCTTGGATGTCACCCTAAATACGTCAAAGACGTAAGTGGTGGCGGCAGTAGCACAGAATTGCTTATCGCTGACGCCGTTGCACTAATCGAAGCGGGCATGCTGAATACGGTGCTAATCTATCGTTCAATGAATGGTAGTTCGGGCCATCAAGTCGGACGTGGCTATGACCCAAACATGCTACAAGAAATGCTGTCAGGTGGCAGCTTCTTGATGCCTTATGGAACTGCCAGTCCTACACAGTGGTTTGGCATGTTCGCGACGCGACATATGCAGCAAACTGGAATCACGAAAAAACATTTAGGTCATGTATGTATTAGTTTTTATGAACATGCACAGCGAAACCCCGATGCATTTTTACATGGCAAGCCACTTGATATGGAAACGTATTTAGCGACACCTGATATCAGTTCACCATTTAATATTCATGACTGCTGCGTAGAACTAGATGAAGCAAATGCGATTATTGTAACGTCTGCAGCAAATGCGAAAAATTGCAAATCGAAACCTGTATTTATTGCGGGAATGGCTCCTCGTACGACTCATTCCAACACTCACTATTGGACTCAGGTGGATGAAGTTGCGGCCGACTATGCGGCGGCAGAATTGTATCGTTCTGCTGGTGTAAAACCTGAAGACATTCAAGTCGCAGCGATTTACGATTGCTTTAGCTGGGTCGTTCTTCGCCAATTAGAGTCCTATGGATTCGCCAAACGCGGCGAAGTTGGTGATTTCGTGGCTGACGGCAATTTGAAAATGGGCGGCTTACTTCCTTCTAACACAGCAGGTGGCATGTTGTCCGAAGGCTATACCCATGGCATGAATAATGTACTCGAACTCGTTCGCCAATTGCGACATGACTACAAAGGAACCGATCGACAAGTAAAAAATTGTGAGCTCGGGATTGCAACTGGCTGGGCGGGTCCTGATATGGCCGGTGCTATGATTCTACGAAACTAAGGAGGCGTTTTTATGACGATAAAAACTGATTACGAAAAACCGATTCCATTAAAAAACCAAGACAATCACCCGTATTGGGATGCTGCAGATCAACATGAGTTGAAGTTGCAAAAATGTACAGCTTGTCGTTCATTTATTCATCCACCAGGTCCAGCGTGTCCTAGTTGTGGCAGTCCAGAAACTGAATGGGAATTGCTTGGGTCAAATATTTCAGCAACCGTGTATTCATACGTTGTGTCATACCGTCCATTCCTCCCCGGTTTCCAGCATGACTTACCAACGATTATTACTGTAGCGTCACTTGATGCCGCTCCTGAAGTAAAACTGATGGCGAACATTATTAATTGTGACGCAGAAGATGTAGAAATCGGCATGCCACTCCAAATGACGTGGGTAGATATCACGGAAGACCGAGCATTACCTCAATGGATACCTGCTAAAAAGTAACAACAGCTAGAGTCCCGCTCTTTTCAATAGTGCAGTTCAACTTTGCAACTAACGACGAAATAGAACGAAAGGATGTGTCTTGATGAACTTTACATTTACGAAAAAAGAAGAAAAGTTTCGCGGCGAACTACGCGCTTGGCTAGAAACGAATCTCCCGACAGGTTGGTTAGAAGGAGATCGTCAACTTCCTAAAGACCCACAACACTACTCTCAGTTTTTACGCGACTGGCAACGCGCGCTCTATGAGGGTGGTTGGGCTGCCATCGCTTGGCCAAAGGAATACGGCGGACGCGACGCAACGTTAATGGAAGAAATTATTTATCATCAGGAAATGGTTCGTGTCCAATCCCCTCCCCTTATTAACTACATCGGAATTCATATGGTTGCTCCAACCTTGATGCAAATGGGAACCGACAGTCAAAAAGATGAATTTATCGAGAAAATTTTAACTGGTGAGCAAGTATGGAGCCAAGGCTATTCAGAACCGAGTGCAGGCTCTGACCTTTCTGCAATCCAAACGATGGCTGTGAAGAAAGACGGCAAGTGGGTCATCAATGGGCAAAAAGTATGGACCAGTTTTGCTCACCTTGCAGATCGCTGTTTCTTGTTAACAAAAACAGAAAAAAGCGAAGGCAAACATGACGGAATTACCGTATTTCTGCTTGATATGCACCAACCGGGTGTTGAAACAGTGCCGATTGTCCAAATGGACGGCCACCAAGAATTCAATGAAGTCTATTTAACAGATGCCATTGCAACGGACGCAGATGTCGTTGGCGAAGTCGGTAAAGGATGGAAAGTGCTGATTGCACTTATGTTGCATGAACGATCTGGTATTGCAGCTCAAGTGTTTACACTCGAACAGCAATTTGATCGCGTCGTTGATATGGCAAAATCCGTGCAAGTATGCGGTGTCTCGCTAATGGAAGATCCGTTCGTTGGAGACGGACTTGCTGATTTATATACACGCATCAATGGAGCCAAACTAAACTACTATCGCAACATCACACATACGTTAAAAAACGGGAAACCGGGACCAGAAAGTTCGCTTGATAAATTACTGGTCAGTGAATTGACGAAAGAACTTTTCGACTTTGCGATGACGATTCAAGGTCATGCAGGCATACTTATGGCAGAAGATGCCTTGTTCGATTCGGATATGCAAGGGCAATACCTCGCTTCATTCGGTGCAACGATTGGTGGCGGCACAAGCGAAGTACAGCGTAACACGATTGGCGAACGAATTCTCGGACTTCCAAAAGATTTAGGACGATAACTGTTAGGAGAGGTGAAGAACATGGATTTCGCATTAAGTGAAGAACAAGAGTTGTTTCGTACAGCCATTCGTAAATACATGACTGATTTAGGCAAAACCGATATTGCCCGTTCCATAATTGATGGCAAACTAGAATCGATTACACGTGTAACTTCCGGTCTTGCTGAAATGGGTATCTCTGCGATTCCAATTCCAGAAGAGCAAGATGGACTTGGACTTGGTGCACTTGATCTCGTTCCAGTTTTTGAAGAAACTGGACGCGTGCTATTACCGGGCATCCAACTTGAAACACTCGCCTTAGCCGTACCGTTACTTAACGCTTACGGAACACAAGTCCAAAAATCCAATTGGTTAACAAAAGTCGCCACAGGCGAAAGCACAATCTCTGTTGCGTGGTATGAACAAAACAGAGGACTGACACCAAAATCATTTAGCGCCATTGCAGCAAAAACAACTAGCGGATACGCCGTAACAGGTACGAAAACGCTTGTTTCCGTATTAGGAAATCCAGACATCTTCGTCACAGCTGCACAAACAGCCGAAGGAAAATCTTTATTTCTTATTAAAGCAAGTGATGTTGCGTCACAAAAAATTCTTCCAGGCATTGACGAGACGCAGCAAATTGCACAATTGACCTTTGATCAAGCACCTGCTGAATTGCTCGGTGAACCCGGCGAGGCGGCACAAATGTTGGACAATGCACTGCTCCATTTCAATGCGGCGCTCTGCTCTAGCATGGTCGGTGGCATGGATGAACTGGTTCATACAACGACCGAATACGCAAAAATTCGTATTCAGTTTAATCAACCCATTGGTCGATTTCAAGCAGTCAAACACGGCATTGTGAACATGAAACTCGATTTAGAAACAGCACGTTCTTTGTCTTATTACGCAGCTTGGGCTGTAGAAAATAATACAGAAGATAAAGAAACAGCTGTTCATAGCGCTCGTTCTTTCGTTTCGAAAGCCTATATAAAAGCAGCTGCCGACTCGATTCAACTTCATGGCGGAATTGGATTCACAGAAGAACTGGATGTTCAACTTTACCTAAAACGTGCACGCTATTACGAGAACTATTTCGGTTCGGTTCGCGACTCTCGTAAAAAAGCAGCGCGCGCACTCGGCTGGCATACAAAATCCACTAAACAACATCCCGTACCTGTTTCGTAAGTAACGAACTACAGATTAGTTAAGAAGGAGAATAGCAAATGACCGTATCAACGGATTTGAAAGTCTATCAGAATTTAATTAATGGTGAATTACGTGGGGCAATAGGTGACGAAAAAATTGACTGCATCGATCCTTCAACTGGTCGAGTATGGGCATACATTCCTCAAAGCACTGAAGAAGACGCGGTGTTGGCAGTTAACGCTGCGAAGAGTGCATTCCCAGCTTGGAAAAAAGCGAAAGCTGAAGATCGAGCAGCCGCTTTACGAAAAGTGGCTGAACTCATCGGTGAACACGGAGACGCGCTTGCAGCTCTTGAAACGCAAGACACGGGTTGGGTTATTCGCGAAACGACATATGGCTTAATCCCCGTATTGCAACAAATTTGGTTTAACGCTGCCGCTGGAGCATTGGGTGCGAACCGCGGTCAAACCGTTCCCGTGACAGCGACAAGTCTCGGTTACACACTTCGTGAGCCTTATGGCGTTGTTGTCGGAATCACACCGTGGAATGCTCCATTATTTACACTTTCCATCAAAGCAGCAAATGCCATGGCAGCAGGAAATACGGTCATTATCAAGCCTTCTGAGCATGCATCCTCAGCTTCTCTGTATTTCGCTGAGTTGGTAAAAGACATCTTTCCGCCAGGAGTTTTCAACGTAATTTCTGGATACGGCGCAGATATTGGAGACACCTTAACGAGTCATCCCGACGTCAACAAAATTAGTTTGACTGGATCTAGTCGTACAGCTGCTACTATTGCACGAGCGACAGCTGATAAACCAAAGCCACTCATTCTAGAACTTGGCGGAAAATCTGCCAATATAATCTTTCAAGATGCGGACATCGATGCCGTAGCAGATGCGATTAGTACATACAGCATCTTCTCTGGAAACTCAGGACAAATTTGTGTCGGAAGTTCACGCTTACTTGTCCATCGATCAATCTTTGACAAAGTGGCTGAAGCCGTCGTGTTACGCCTAAAAAATCCTGCCTATAAAACATACGGGCCGACACTGGATCCTACAACTACAACTGGCCCCATCGCAAACAAATCACAATACGATATCGTTCGTAATTATATCCAAGTCGGATTAGACGAAGGCGCGGAACTGCTCTTTGGCGGTCGTTCTGGAGGAGCAGAAGTTGCACCCGGTCACAGTGATTTAGCAGAGGGCTATTGGATTGAGCCCACCTTATTAAAAGCTGAGTCCAATACTTTGCGTATTTGCCAGGAAGAAATTTTTGGACCTGTTGCAGTTATGATTCCATTTGACACGGAAGAACAAGCTCTATCACTCGCAAATGGCACGGAATTCGGTCTGGCTGCAGGTGTCTGGACAAAAGACTTGAGCCTTGCGCATCGCATGGTTTCTGCAATCGAGGCTGGAAACGTATGGGTTAATACGTATGCGCGCGTCGGACCTGAAATGCCCTTTAGTGGTGTAAAAAGTAGTGGCTTTGGCACAGATTCGATTGAAGATTACTGTCGCGAAAAATCTTGTGTTATTGAATTATAAATAGATTGCATTCAAACTCTTAAATAGGCGGTGATCAGATGAATGTCCAACTCCCAAAAAAAGATAACTATGACTTGGATTTACCTGAAATTCTCGACATTCCCAACGTATCAGCGGGTGCGATTTTAAAAGGTAGCGTTAAACAATACGGTGAAAAAAATGCCTATATTTATCGAGATACTCCGATTTCATATAACGCGATTTATCAAGAGGCAAAGCGTTTTGCAAATGCATTGCGAACACTTGGTATTGGTCGTGGCATGGTCGTATCAACTCATTTGCCAACCTGCCCGCAATACGTCGCAGCGTATTACGGAATCATTTTATCAGGTGCAGCCTATTCCCCACTCAATCCGTATTTACCTACAGGAGATTTAACGCACCAATTGAATGATTCCGAAACTCAAGTTGTCGTGACACATGAATCGGTTGCACATTCCATTCGAGAAGTGCTTACCAATACGCAAGTCAAACATGTGATTCTCACTGGAGAGTCCGAAATCTATTCCAACGAAACGCCTGTACCAATGGATGACTACGATGGCTGTTATAGTTTTGCAGCATTAAAAGCAGCGGCATCAGAAGACGACTTTGATGCGGGTATCGTTCCGGAACTTGATCTTGCTCATATCGCCTATACAGGAGGCACAACAGGCAGTCCGAAAGGCGTGATGATTACCCACGCGAATTTAGTCAGTAATATTACACAAATTGCCGCATGGACGGCTGGGGCGTTACCTATTTTAGATAGTGACGGTGCACTGCGTTTCGTAGCGGTCGAACAAGACCGTGAAATCTACAAGAAAAAATACTTAATTCCTCTCGGTGAAGAAGTGCGGTTAAGTCCTTCTCCGCTATTTCATATTACGGGTGGTATTGGAATGATTGTCTCTCCGATGGCACAAGGAGTCACGACTTTGTTACCGGACCGGTTCGTTCCTACACAATTTCTAGATTTAATCGAAAAATACAGTGTGTCTTCTATTAACGGAGCACCTGCAATGTGGAATATCTTATTAAACTTGCCTGGAGTCGACTCATACGATTTCTCGACAATCCGCAACATCAGTTCTGGTGCAGCTCCTCTCTCACAAAAAGAGTTAGGACTGCTAAAAGAAATGTTCCCGAATGCACGTGTTGGCGAAGGTTATGGACTGACAGAAGCGACGGCATCTGTAGCCGGCAGTGTCATGGTCGCAGGCGGCGTTCATAAAGTCGGAACAGTTGGTTTGCCAACCTACAATACAAAAATCAAAGTCGTATCGCTCGACGGCATGAGCGAAGACCCTCTTCCGACTGGACAGGCTGGAGAAATTTGTATTTACGGTCCACAAGTCATGAAAGGCTATTTCAATAAGCCGGAAGAAACGGCTGCGACACTTCGAAGTGGCTGGCTGCATACTGGAGATATCGGCATCATTGATGAAGACGGCTATCTCGCGATTGTCGATCGAAAAAAAGAGATGCTCATCTACAACGGCTACAACGTCTATCCAAGCCGGATTGAAGAAGTTCTTGTCTCTCATCCCGACGTCCAAAACGCTATTGTCATCGGAAAACCTGTAGAAGGCATCGGTGAAATTCCAAAGGCATTCGTCATCCTCAAACCCGGCAGTGGCTTGTCTGAGGAAGAACTCATGACCTATACAAATGAACGCGTCGTCCACTATTCAAAAGTACGAGAACTCGAATTCCTTGAGCAGTTCCC is part of the Planococcus kocurii genome and encodes:
- a CDS encoding acyl-CoA dehydrogenase family protein — encoded protein: MNFTFTKKEEKFRGELRAWLETNLPTGWLEGDRQLPKDPQHYSQFLRDWQRALYEGGWAAIAWPKEYGGRDATLMEEIIYHQEMVRVQSPPLINYIGIHMVAPTLMQMGTDSQKDEFIEKILTGEQVWSQGYSEPSAGSDLSAIQTMAVKKDGKWVINGQKVWTSFAHLADRCFLLTKTEKSEGKHDGITVFLLDMHQPGVETVPIVQMDGHQEFNEVYLTDAIATDADVVGEVGKGWKVLIALMLHERSGIAAQVFTLEQQFDRVVDMAKSVQVCGVSLMEDPFVGDGLADLYTRINGAKLNYYRNITHTLKNGKPGPESSLDKLLVSELTKELFDFAMTIQGHAGILMAEDALFDSDMQGQYLASFGATIGGGTSEVQRNTIGERILGLPKDLGR
- a CDS encoding AMP-binding protein; the encoded protein is MNVQLPKKDNYDLDLPEILDIPNVSAGAILKGSVKQYGEKNAYIYRDTPISYNAIYQEAKRFANALRTLGIGRGMVVSTHLPTCPQYVAAYYGIILSGAAYSPLNPYLPTGDLTHQLNDSETQVVVTHESVAHSIREVLTNTQVKHVILTGESEIYSNETPVPMDDYDGCYSFAALKAAASEDDFDAGIVPELDLAHIAYTGGTTGSPKGVMITHANLVSNITQIAAWTAGALPILDSDGALRFVAVEQDREIYKKKYLIPLGEEVRLSPSPLFHITGGIGMIVSPMAQGVTTLLPDRFVPTQFLDLIEKYSVSSINGAPAMWNILLNLPGVDSYDFSTIRNISSGAAPLSQKELGLLKEMFPNARVGEGYGLTEATASVAGSVMVAGGVHKVGTVGLPTYNTKIKVVSLDGMSEDPLPTGQAGEICIYGPQVMKGYFNKPEETAATLRSGWLHTGDIGIIDEDGYLAIVDRKKEMLIYNGYNVYPSRIEEVLVSHPDVQNAIVIGKPVEGIGEIPKAFVILKPGSGLSEEELMTYTNERVVHYSKVRELEFLEQFPMTAAGKISKIHLKKQELEKH
- a CDS encoding acyl-CoA dehydrogenase family protein — translated: MDFALSEEQELFRTAIRKYMTDLGKTDIARSIIDGKLESITRVTSGLAEMGISAIPIPEEQDGLGLGALDLVPVFEETGRVLLPGIQLETLALAVPLLNAYGTQVQKSNWLTKVATGESTISVAWYEQNRGLTPKSFSAIAAKTTSGYAVTGTKTLVSVLGNPDIFVTAAQTAEGKSLFLIKASDVASQKILPGIDETQQIAQLTFDQAPAELLGEPGEAAQMLDNALLHFNAALCSSMVGGMDELVHTTTEYAKIRIQFNQPIGRFQAVKHGIVNMKLDLETARSLSYYAAWAVENNTEDKETAVHSARSFVSKAYIKAAADSIQLHGGIGFTEELDVQLYLKRARYYENYFGSVRDSRKKAARALGWHTKSTKQHPVPVS
- a CDS encoding aldehyde dehydrogenase family protein, with amino-acid sequence MTVSTDLKVYQNLINGELRGAIGDEKIDCIDPSTGRVWAYIPQSTEEDAVLAVNAAKSAFPAWKKAKAEDRAAALRKVAELIGEHGDALAALETQDTGWVIRETTYGLIPVLQQIWFNAAAGALGANRGQTVPVTATSLGYTLREPYGVVVGITPWNAPLFTLSIKAANAMAAGNTVIIKPSEHASSASLYFAELVKDIFPPGVFNVISGYGADIGDTLTSHPDVNKISLTGSSRTAATIARATADKPKPLILELGGKSANIIFQDADIDAVADAISTYSIFSGNSGQICVGSSRLLVHRSIFDKVAEAVVLRLKNPAYKTYGPTLDPTTTTGPIANKSQYDIVRNYIQVGLDEGAELLFGGRSGGAEVAPGHSDLAEGYWIEPTLLKAESNTLRICQEEIFGPVAVMIPFDTEEQALSLANGTEFGLAAGVWTKDLSLAHRMVSAIEAGNVWVNTYARVGPEMPFSGVKSSGFGTDSIEDYCREKSCVIEL
- a CDS encoding Zn-ribbon domain-containing OB-fold protein codes for the protein MTIKTDYEKPIPLKNQDNHPYWDAADQHELKLQKCTACRSFIHPPGPACPSCGSPETEWELLGSNISATVYSYVVSYRPFLPGFQHDLPTIITVASLDAAPEVKLMANIINCDAEDVEIGMPLQMTWVDITEDRALPQWIPAKK
- a CDS encoding thiolase C-terminal domain-containing protein, producing the protein MATYSNQCAIVGVGENKRSRKSGTTPLHMALTAARNALADAGLEANDLDGIMNYSTGADSCPSHELATFLGCHPKYVKDVSGGGSSTELLIADAVALIEAGMLNTVLIYRSMNGSSGHQVGRGYDPNMLQEMLSGGSFLMPYGTASPTQWFGMFATRHMQQTGITKKHLGHVCISFYEHAQRNPDAFLHGKPLDMETYLATPDISSPFNIHDCCVELDEANAIIVTSAANAKNCKSKPVFIAGMAPRTTHSNTHYWTQVDEVAADYAAAELYRSAGVKPEDIQVAAIYDCFSWVVLRQLESYGFAKRGEVGDFVADGNLKMGGLLPSNTAGGMLSEGYTHGMNNVLELVRQLRHDYKGTDRQVKNCELGIATGWAGPDMAGAMILRN